Proteins from a genomic interval of Actinomycetota bacterium:
- a CDS encoding ATPase — protein GLLVGVIVIVGALTFFPAYALGPILEHFAMLAGRVF, from the coding sequence GGCCTGCTCGTCGGCGTCATCGTGATCGTGGGCGCGCTGACGTTCTTCCCTGCGTACGCGCTCGGGCCCATCCTCGAGCACTTCGCCATGCTCGCCGGCCGGGTGTTCTAG